One Fusarium pseudograminearum CS3096 chromosome 4, whole genome shotgun sequence genomic window carries:
- the CPS1 gene encoding CPS1, producing the protein MAEVSPELQERLEELDRELEEGDITQKGYQKRRTQLFSQFLGAPPPQIAALAEPQSGLRIHSPDDSDHPSGDGHRATAYAALGSSSGPIPDSPDSPIYRPHSGYAASESPRPPPAQPPPSLLRPGGSLAGGSTTAHRDSLFFSPSHLEPETRTGTMMSGDYAFRPEQQGTYGESQHQQQQQQQQFQQQPQQQQHDGQQYDGRTTTLLDSQGYFSDFAGQQHYDQAQTVEYVGPQQRYSSSDAFSPTAAMAPPMLTTNDLPPPEALEYQLPLDPREVPFAIQDPHDDSTPMSKFDNIAAVLRHRGRTIAKKPAYWVLDSKGKEIASITWDKLASRAEKVAQVIRDKSSLYRGDRVALIYRDSEVIDFAIALLGCFIAGVVAVPINDLQDYQRLNHILTTTQAHLALTTDNNLKAFQRDITTQKLTWPKGVEWWKTNEFGSYHPKKKEDVPALVVPDLAYIEFSRAPTGDLRGVVLSHRTIMHQMACLSAIISTIPGNGPGDTFNPSLRDKNGRLIGGGASSEILVSYLDPRQGIGMILSVLLTVYGGHTTVWFDNKAVDVPGLYAHLLTKYKSTIMIADYPGLKRAAYNYQQEPMVTRSFKKGMEPNFQMIKLCLIDTLTVDSGFHEVLADRWLRPLRNPRAREVVAPMLCLPEHGGMVISVRDWLGGEERMGCPLKLELGEDTESDEEKEETEKPAVSNGFGSLLSGGGTATTEERAKNELGEVLLDREALKTNEVVVVAIGNDARKRVTDDPGLVRVGSFGYPIPDATLSVVDPETGLLASPHSVGEIWVDSPSLSGGFWAQPKNTELIFHARPYKFDPGDPTPQPVEPEFLRTGLLGTVIEGKIFVLGLYEDRIRQKVEWVEHGHELAEYRYFFVQHIVVSIVKNVPKIYDCSAFDVFVNDEHLPVVVLESAAASTAPLTSGGPPRQPDTALLESLAERCMEVLMTEHHLRLYCVMITAPDTLPRVVKNGRREIGNMLCRREFDLGNLPCVHVKFGVEHAVLNLPIGVDPIGGIWSPLASDSRAEFLLPADKQYSGVDRREVVIDDRTSTPLNNFSCISDLIQWRVARQPEELAYCTIDGRGREGKGVTWKKFDTKVASVAMYLKNKVKVRPGDHIILMYTHSEEFVFAIHACISLGAIVIPIAPLDQNRLNEDVPAFLHIVSDYNVKAVLVNAEVDHLIKVKPVASHIKQSAQVLKITSPAIYNTTKPPKQSSGLRDLRFTIDPAWIRPGYPVIVWTYWTPDQRRISVQLGHDTIMGMCKVQKETCQMTSSRPVLGCVRSTTGLGFIHTALMGIYIGTPTYLLSPVEFAANPMSLFVTLSRYKIKDTYATPQMLDHAMNSMQAKGFTLHELKNMMITAESRPRVDVFQKVRLHFAGAGLDRTAINTVYSHVLNPMVASRSYMCIEPIELWLDTQALRRGLVIPVDPESDPLALLVQDSGMVPVSTQIAIINPESRIHCLDGEYGEIWVDSEACVKSFYGSKDAFDAERFDGRALDGDPNIQYIRTGDLGFLHNVSRPIGPNGAQVDMQVLFVLGNIGETFEINGLSHFPMDIENSVEKCHRNIVANGCAVFQAGGLVVVLVEVNRKPYLASIVPVIVNAILNEHQIIVDIVAFVNKGDFPRSRLGEKQRGKILGGWVSRKLRTLAQFSIRDMDAESTAGDMMDPSRASMVSVRSGGGAAPGSSSLRNVEPAPQILEEEHDQMTPRHEYEAAPTMISELPDGQETPTGFQHSQFEHPPQSAGSQAPAQLNLSHQPDQGFDMDFSRYSSAEPDHGPLHRRPVPGQAQQPEAMQGYGQAPPQIRLPGVDGREEGGFWSQQEKNEKSEEDWTAEAMMHMNLAGDMKPPR; encoded by the exons atggctgaagtCAGTCCGGAGCTCCAAGAGCGACTCGAAGAGTTGGATCGCGAGCTCGAG GAAGGAGATATCACACAGAAAGG CTACCAGAAGCGACGAACTCAACTCTTCTCCCAATTCCTCGGTGCACCTCCACCTCAGATTGCTGCTCTCGCCGAGCCTCAGTCTGGCCTACGCATACACTCTCCCGATGACTCGGACCATCCTTCAGGCGATGGCCATCGTGCTACCGCCTATGCCGCTCTCGGTAGCAGCAGTGGCCCAATCCCAGATTCACCAGACTCACCTATATACCGACCGCACTCCGGCTATGCTGCTTCAGAATCACCAAGACCTCCTCCAGCACAACCTCCACCTTCCCTGCTGCGCCCGGGGGGTTCTCTCGCTGGAGGATCGACCACTGCTCACCGCGactccctcttcttctccccctCCCATCTCGAACCTGAAACCCGAACAGGTACTATGATGTCGGGCGATTATGCATTCAGACCTGAGCAGCAAGGCACATATGGCGAATcccagcatcagcagcagcagcagcagcagcagttccagcaacagccacagcagcagcagcatgatGGGCAGCAGTATGATGGACGAACTACAACGCTTCTCGATTCGCAAGGATACTTTTCGGATTTTGCGGGACAGCAGCACTATGATCAGGCTCAAACCGTTGAGTATGTGGGACCTCAGCAGCGATATTCTTCCAGCGATGCATTCTCTCCAACCGCCGCAATGGCACCCCCGATGCTTACAACCAACGACCTCCCACCGCCAGAAGCGCTCGAGTACCAACTGCCCCTTGATCCTCGTGAGGTACCATTCGCTATTCAAGATCCCCATGATGATTCTACGCCAATGTCAAAGTTCGATAACATCGCAGCTGTACTCAGACATAGAGGCCGAACGATTGCCAAGAAGCCGGCATACTGGGTGTTGGAtagcaagggcaaggagatCGCATCGATTACGTGGGACAAGCTGGCATCTAGAGCCGAAAAGGTTGCGCAAGTCATCCGCGACAAAAGCTCTCTGTACCGAGGTGATCGGGTTGCCCTCATCTACCGCGACTCAGAGGTTATTGATTTCGCCATCGCCTTGCTGGGATGCTTCATTGCTGGAGTTGTTGCCGTTCCCATCAATGATCTACAGGACTACCAACGCTTGAACCACATTCTTACTACAACGCAGGCCCATCTAGCGCTGACCACCGATAACAACCTCAAAGCCTTCCAACGAGACATTACTACACAAAAGTTGACATGGCCAAAGGGTGTCGAATGGTGGAAGACAAACGAGTTTGGCAGTTATCACcctaagaagaaggaggatgtaCCGGCTTTGGTTGTTCCCGATCTGGCATATATCGAGTTTTCGCGAGCGCCAACTGGAGACTTGAGAGGTGTTGTTCTGAGCCACCGAACCATTATGCACCAAATGGCTTGTCTTAGTGCGATTATTTCTACTATTCCGGGTAACGGACCTGGCGATACATTCAACCCGTCTCTTCGCGACAAGAATGGTCGACTTATTGGTGGCGGCGCAAGTAGCGAAATTTTGGTGTCGTACCTCGATCCCCGTCAGGGCATTGGCATGATTCTGAGCGTGCTACTGACCGTCTACGGCGGCCATACTACTGTTTGGTTCGACAACAAAGCCGTTGATGTTCCTGGACTGTACGCCCACCTCCTTACCAAGTACAAATCGACCATCATGATCGCCGACTACCCAGGATTAAAGCGAGCCGCCTACAATTACCAGCAAGAGCCAATGGTAACCCGAAGTTTTAAGAAGGGAATGGAGCCAAACTTTCAAATGATCAAGCTTTGCTTGATTGACACCTTGACCGTAGATAGCGGGTTCCACGAAGTTTTGGCTGACCGATGGCTACGACCGTTGAGAAACCCTCGTGCCCGTGAGGTCGTCGCACCTATGCTTTGTCTACCTGAGCACGGAGGCATGGTGATTAGTGTGCGTGACTGGCTAGGAGGAGAAGAGCGCATGGGATGCCCATTAAAGCTTGAACTTGGGGAGGATACAGAgtctgatgaagagaaagaggaaacagAGAAGCCAGCAGTTTCCAACGGCTTCGGTAGTCTCTTGTCAGGTGGTGGCACAGCAACAACTGAAGAAAGGGCAAAGAATGAGCTCGGTGAAGTCCTTTTGGATCGCGAGGCTCTAAAGACCAACGAAGTCGTGGTGGTGGCCATTGGTAATGATGCCCGTAAAAGGGTGACGGATGACCCAGGCTTGGTACGGGTCGGTTCTTTTGGATACCCCATACCCGATGCCACACTCTCCGTCGTCGATCCAGAAACGGGTCTACTGGCGTCACCACATTCCGTGGGTGAAATCTGGGTCgactctccttctctttcaggTGGTTTCTGGGCGCAGCCAAAGAACACCGAGCTGATTTTCCATGCTCGTCCTTACAAGTTTGACCCTGGTGACCCTACACCGCAGCCCGTAGAGCCCGAATTCCTGCGAACAGGCTTGCTGGGCACCGTCATTGAGGGCAAAATCTTTGTTCTGGGCCTTTACGAAGACCGAATTCGACAAAAGGTTGAGTGGGTTGAGCATGGACACGAACTAGCAGAGTACCGCTACTTCTTTGTTCAGCACATCGTTGTGAGCATCGTCAAGAACGTTCCAAAGATATACGATTGTTCAGCCTTTGACGTCTTTGTCAATGATGAACACCTGCCAGTCGTGGTGCTGGAGTCAGCAGCTGCGTCAACGGCACCATTGACATCTGGAGgacctcctcgacaaccGGATACAGCTCTGCTAGAGTCATTGGCTGAGCGCTGCATGGAGGTTCTCATGACAGAGCATCATCTGAGACTGTACTGCGTTATGATCACAGCACCCGACACTTTGCCTCGAGTCGTCAAGAACGGACGACGCGAAATTGGTAACATGCTTTGCCGCCGGGAGTTTGATCTCGGCAACCTTCCATGCGTGCACGTCAAGTTTGGCGTGGAGCATGCAGTACTTAACCTTCCTATCGGTGTGGACCCTATAGGTGGTATCTGGTCACCGTTGGCGTCCGACTCTCGTGCCGAATTCTTATTGCCTGCTGACAAGCAATACTCTGGTGTCGACAGGCGCGAAGTCGTTATCGATGACCGAACTTCAACGCCCCTGAACAATTTCTCTTGCATTTCAGATCTCATCCAATGGCGTGTGGCCCGTCAACCAGAAGAGCTAGCGTACTGCACAATCGATGGCAGAGGCCGGGAAGGCAAGGGTGTGACATGGAAGAAATTCGACACCAAGGTCGCTTCCGTTGCCATGTACCTgaagaacaaggtcaaggtgagGCCAGGAGACCACATCATCCTCATGTACACACATTCAGAGgagtttgtctttgccattCATGCCTGTATTTCCTTGGGCGCAATCGTCATTCCCATCGCACCCCTCGACCAGAACCGATTGAACGAAGATGTCCCAGCTTTCCTGCATATTGTATCCGATTACAACGTCAAGGCTGTGCTGGTCAACGCCGAGGTCGATCACCTGATCAAGGTAAAGCCGGTGGCCAGCCATATCAAACAGTCAGCCCAGGTTCTCAAGATCACGAGCCCTGCCATCTACAACACAACTAAGCcgccaaagcaaagcagTGGATTGAGGGATTTGAGGTTCACTATTGACCCTGCCTGGATTCGGCCTGGCTATCCCGTCATTGTTTGGACTTATTGGACCCCCGATCAACGCCGAATTTCAGTTCAGCTTGGACATGACACCATTATGGGCATGTGCAAGGTTCAAAAGGAAACTTGCCAAatgacaagttcaagaccTGTGCTTGGATGTGTACGAAGCACGACTGGCCTAGGCTTTATTCATACGGCTCTGATGGGAATTTATATCGGAACACCAACCTACCTCCTATCACCCGTCGAGTTTGCAGCCAACCCCATGTCTCTATTCGTCACCTTGTCGAGATACAAGATTAAGGATACTTATGCGACACCACAGATGCTTGATCATGCCATGAATTCCATGCAGGCCAAGGGCTTTACGCTTCATGAACTTAAGAACATGATGATCACTGCCGAGAGCCGGCCAAGAGTTGATGTTTTCCAAAAGGTCAGACTTCACTTTGCTGGGGCTGGTCTCGATAGAACTGCTATCAACACAGTCTATTCGCATGTCCTCAACCCCATGGTAGCGTCGCGATCTTATATGTGCATCGAGCCTATCGAGCTTTGGTTGGACACACAAGCGCTTCGACGTGGTCTGGTTATTCCTGTGGATCCTGAATCAGATCCTTTGGCCCTACTGGTACAGGATAGCGGCATGGTTCCAGTTTCAACCCAAatagccatcatcaaccccgaAAGCAGGATACACTGCCTCGATGGTGAGTATGGTGAAATTTGGGTCGATTCTGAAGCCTGTGTCAAGTCATTCTATGGCTCCAAAGACGCCTTTGACGCTGAGCGCTTTGATGGCCGAGCTCTTGACGGCGATCCCAACATCCAGTATATCCGTACCGGAGACTTGGGTTTCCTTCATAATGTTAGTCGACCTATTGGCCCTAATGGTGCTCAGGTGGACATGCAAGTGCTGTTTGTTCTCGGCAACATTGGCGAGACTTTTGAGATCAACGGATTGAGCCACTTCCCAATGGATATTGAGAACTCGGTGGAAAAATGCCACAGAAACATTGTGGCGAATGGCTG TGCGGTGTTCCAAGCTGGTGGCTTGGTGGTTGTGCTCGTTGAAGTCAACCGCAAGCCATACCTGGCGTCGATTGTTCCCGTCATTGTCAATGCAATCCTCAATGAACACCAAATCATTGTAGATATCGTCGCATTCGTCAACAAGGGAGACTTCCCACGGTCTCGTCTGGGAGAGAAGCAGCGTGGCAAGATTCTTGGTGGTTGGGTTAGTAGAAAGCTGAGGACTCTTGCCCAGTTCTCGATTCGCGATATGGACGCCGAATCCACAGCTGGTGATATGATGGATCCTTCTAGAGCATCAATGGTCAGCGTACGAAGCGGAGGCGGCGCTGCTCCCGGATCTTCTAGTTTGAGGAACGTCGAACCTGCGCCTCAAatcttggaggaggaacatGACCAAATGACTCCTCGCCACGAATACGAAGCAGCACCTACCATGATTTCCGAGCTTCCCGATGGCCAAGAGACACCGACAGGGTTTCAGCACTCGCAATTCGAACACCCACCACAATCGGCCGGTTCCCAAGCACCAGCCCAGCTGAACCTTTCTCACCAACCCGATCAAGGATTCGATATGGACTTTTCACGATATAGTTCAGCAGAGCCTGATCACGGTCCCCTCCATAGACGTCCAGTCCCAGGCCAAGCCCAACAACCCGAGGCTATGCAAGGGTACGGTCAAGCGCCGCCCCAGATCCGGCTACCAGGTGTTGATGGGCGAGAAGAGGGAGGGTTCTGGTCACAGCAGGAAAAGAACGAGAAGAGTGAAGAAGACTGGACAGCTGAGGCCATGATGCATATGAATCTGGCAGGTGATATGAAACCTCCACGATGA